A stretch of DNA from Mucilaginibacter daejeonensis:
GCGGTACACCTACCCAGCAAATGAAAAGAGACCACCCGGTACTGAAGCGCGACTACGTGCTGTCAGAGACCAACGAGGACTACTGGGTCGATGAAAAGGAAAGCCCTTACATCGAAAAAGAGCGCTTCGATTGGTTCAGGGGCTATCATGTGGGCGGCCGCTCCCTTATGTGGGGACGCCAATCATACCGTTGGCACAACATGGACTTTGAGGCCAACGCTAAGGACGGCATTGCCGTTGACTGGCCTATACGCTACGCCGACCTGGCACCATGGTATAGCTACGTAGAAAAGTTCGCTGGTATATCAGGCAACCGTGATGGTGTGCCTATCCTGCCCGATGGCGATTTTATGCCACCAATGGATATGAACGTGGTGGAAAAGGATGTTGCCGCCCGCTTAAAGAAACAATTTAACGGTAGCAGGCACATGGTGATCGGCCGTGTGGCCAACATCACCGTACCTCACGAAGGCCGTGCCAACTGCCAGTATCGTAACAAATGCTGGTTGGGTTGCCCATTCGGCGCTTACTTCAGCACACAATCGGCCACCCTGCCAGCGGCAATGAAGACCGGCAACCTTACCCTGCGCCCATGGAGCATCGTGACCAGGGTGATCTATGATAAGGATACCAAACTGGCCAAAGGTGTGGAGGTGCTTGATGCCGAGACCAACAAGACCTACGAATACTACGCCAAGGTGATATTTCTCAATGCATCTACCATCAACACAGCAGCTATATTGATGCGCTCGGCCACTGATATTTGGCAAGGCGGTTTGGGTAGCAGCAGCGGCGAACTGGGCCACAACATTATGGACCACCACCTTAACGTAGGTGCATCAGGCATGGTGGAGGGTTATGAAGACAAATACGTTTACGGCCGCAGGGCCAACGGTATCTATATCCCTCGGTACCGCAACCTCAATGGCGAAAAACGCGATTACATCCGTGGCTTTGGTTACCAGGGCAGCGCCTCGCGTGAGCGTTGGAGCCGCAACATACCGGAGATGACCATTGGTGCCCAGTTCAAGGACGAACTGAGCGAACCGGGCAGTTGGAAAATGGGCGTGGGCGGCTTTGGCGAGACCTTGCCTTACCACGAGAACCGCATGTGGCTGGATAAGGATAAAAAAGACAAGTGGGGCCTGGCCGTACCGGTGATTGATGCTATAGTGCGCGACAACGAGAAAAAGATGCGCATCGACATGATGAACGATGCCGCCGAGATGCTGGAAGCCGTTGGTGTTAAAGACGTGAACTCTTACAATGAAGCTGCGATATTAGGCCGTGGTATACATGAGATGGGTACCGCCCGCATGGGTCGTGACCCTAAAACATCGGTACTGAACGAGTGGAACCAGGTTTGGGACGCCAAGAACGTTTACGTGACCGATGGCGCTGCCATGACCTCGGCCGCCTGCCAAAACCCGTCGCTTACCTACATGGCCCTGACGGCCCGCGCTGCCGACCATGCGGTATCAGAGTTGAAGAAAATGAACATCTAATCTCATTTACGCTGATACCATGAAAAACGACGAGGAAGAAAAAAAAGGGATCACCTCCCGCCGCGACTTTTTAAAGACCGGTATGCTGGCCGCCGCCGGCTTCATGATCGTGCCCCGCTATGTATTAGGGGGCCGTGGTTACGTAGCCCCGAGTGACCGGCTGGTGATCGCCGGCGTAGGCGCAGGAGGCAAGGGTGAGACCGACATCAGCAATTTTTACAAAAGTGGCAAGGCCGAGATCGGTTACCTGTGCGATGTTGACGACCGCCGTGCGGCCAACATGGTCAAAAAGTTCCCGAAGGCTAAATATTACAAGGATTGGCGCGAGCTGTTCGACAAAGAGCATAAACATATTGATGCGGTATCGGTGGCTACGCCCGATCATAACCATGCGATCATTACCTATCATGCTATGCAGCTGGGTAAGCATGTGTATGTTGAAAAACCGCTTACCCACGATATTTGGGAAGCCCGCATGCTTACCCAGGCCGCCAAAAAATATAAGGTGGTCACACAAATGGGTAATCAGGGTGCATCTAATGACGGTACCCGGTTACTGTCGGAGTGGTACGATGCCGGTTTGATCGGCGATGTGCACACCGTGTATTGCTGGACCAACCGCCCCGTATGGCCGCAAGGCATTGCCTGGCCATCTACAGGCGGCAACATCCCTAAAGAACTGGACTGGGACCTTTGGCTGGGTACCGCACCCTACAAGCCTTATGTAGATAAACTGGTACCGTTCAACTGGCGTGGTTGGTGGGATTATGGCACCGGTGCACTGGGCGATATGGGTTGCCACCTCATCGAGGCTCCGTTCCGCGTTCTTGACCTCAAATATGTCAAATCAGTACAGTCGAGCGTGGGCAGCGTTTACGTTGATGAATTTAAAAAAGGCGTGTTCCCTGAAAGCTGCCCGCCATCGAGCCACGTTACCCTTACCTTCCCTAAGACCGGCAAAACGAAGGGCGACATCTCCCTGCACTGGATGGACGGCGGTATCCAGCCCGAACGCCCTGACGAGTTAGGCCCGAACGAAAAATGGGGCGGCGAAGAAGGCAACGGTACGCTGTTCATCGGCACCAAAGGAAAAATGTATGCCAGCACCTACTCTACCGCACCAACGCTTTTACCAAAATCGTTGACCGAGCAGGCCAAGGCTCCGCAAAAGTGGGCCCGTGTACCGGGCGGTTCCAACGGCCATTACACCCAATGGGTGGAGGCATGTTTGGCCGGCTATGGTAAACAGGAACTGAGCTCACCGTTCGAGGTGGCTGGTCCGCTTACGGAGGCCTTACTAATGGCCAACCTGGCCGTTAGGGGACATGACCTGCCGGGCGGGCAATTCAAATACGAATGGGACAACAGTGCCATGAAAGTGACCAATTTTGATGCAGTGAACCAGTACGTGAAGCGTAATTACCGCAGCGGCTGGGACCTGAAAGTATAATGATCTATTGACCTGAATTATATCGATGATATTATGGACAGAAGAGAAGCTATAAACCGCGTGGCCCTGTTGCTGGGCGGTACCGTGATCGGAGCCGAGTTCCTGCTATCGGGCTGCAAGCCCGGCGGATCAGTGAACACCGATGACCTTTTTGACCAGGACACCGTTGCCTTTTTGAACGAGGTTGCCGAAACCATTTTGCCACGTACCGAAACACCGGGCGCCAAAGCTGCCGATGTAGGCGGCTTTATGGCCAAGATGGTGCGTGACTGCTATGAGGAGGAAGACCAAAAAGTATTCAAAAAAGGCGTTAATGAACTTAACGACGCCTGCAAAAAGAAATTTGACCGCAACTTTATGGAGGCGGAGCCTGACCAGCGTACCCAACTGCTGATCGACCTGGACAAGGAACAGGCTGCCTACAGCAAAAAGAAGGAGAAAGATGCTCCTAACCATTATTTCACCATGATCAAGCAGCTGACGCTGTTCGGTTATTTTACCTCTGAGATAGGTTGCACCAAGGCACAACGTTACCTGCCGGTGCCGAGCAAATACAACGGTGATTACCCGTACCGTAAAGGCGATAAGGCCTGGGCACTCGCTTAAAGGATATACATCTGCTTATGAAGTTAAAGTTAGGAATGATCGGCGGCGGTCAAGGTGCCTTTATAGGTGCCGTACACCGTATCGCCTCCCGTATAGATGATGAGTATGAACTGGTATGCGGTGCGTTCAGCAGCAATGCCGAACGTTCAAAGGCCAGCGGTGCAGCACTGGGCATCAGTGATGAACGCGTTTATGGCACTTACCAGGAGCTGATCGAAAAAGAACAACAACTGCCCGAAGATATTCGTGTGCAGGTGATCAGCATCGTTACCCCTAATCACGTACATTTTGAACCAGCCAAACTGGCGCTGCAAAGTGGCTTCCATGTGGTATTGGATAAACCCATGACGCTGACACTACAGCAGGCCAAAGAATTGCGCGACGTGGCGAAAAGCAGCGGCAAGTTACTTTGCCTTACTCACACTTATACCGGCTACCCAATGGTGAAACAAGCCAGGGAGCTGGTGGCCGCAGGCCATATAGGCCAGGTGCGTAAAGTATATGCCCAATATCCACAGGGATGGTTGAGCACCTTTGCCGAGGGCGATGATAACAAGCAGGCCTCATGGCGCACCGACCCATCGCAAAGCGGCATTGCCGGAGCTATGGGCGACATTGGTACCCATGCGTTTAACCTGACCGAATATGTGAGCGGCCTGCAGGTAAGCCACCTGTGTGCTGATATCAATACCGTGGTGCCCGGCCGTAAACTGGATGATGATGGTGCCGTACTACTCCGCTTTGACAGTGGTGCGAGCGGCGTGATCACTGCCACACAAATAGCTGCTGGTGCCGAGAACAATGTGAAGATCAGTGTTTACGGTGACAAAGGCGGCCTCGAATGGCAACAGGACGATGCCAACTCGCTGATCGTGCGTTACCTGGACAAGCCTGCGGAGATATGGCGTACCGGCGGTGGGTATACATCAGCCACGGCTCAGTTCAATACCCGTACCCCATCGGGTCATCCCGAAGGTTACCTGGAAGCCTTTGCTAACCTGTACCGCAACTTTGCGCTTACCGTGAAAGCAAAGGAGCAAAAGGAAGAACCTACCGCTGCAATGCTCGACTTCCCTGGTGTGGAAGAAGGCGTACGCGGCATGGCCTTCATCGAGAATGTGATCGCCTCTGGCCGATCTGAACAAAAGTGGACACCATTTACCATCTAACCTATGTTGACCATTAAAGGACCAGCCATATTCATAGCCCAATTCATAAGCGATAAAGCTCCGTTCAACGATCTAAGGTCCATTGCGCAATGGGCAGCAGGTTTGGGCTACAAAGGCCTGCAACTCCCTACCGGTGATCCGCGCTTCATCGACTTACAGAAAGCGGCCGAAAGCAAGGATTACGCCGACGAGATCAAAGGCATCGTGAATGAGGCCGGTTTGGAGATAACCGAACTATCGACCCATACACAAGGTCAATTAGTGGCCGTTAACCCGATCTATAACGAACTATTTAACGCTTTTGCTCCTCAGCATCTGCATAACGACCCTAAAGCACGCCAGGAATGGGCCGTGCAACAGGTCAAGTATGCCGCCAAAGCATCGCAGAACCTTGGCCTTAAAGCCAGCGTGACCTTTAGTGGTGCATTGGCCTGGCCTTTCATTTACCCGTGGCCGCAACGCCCCGCCGACCTGGTGAAAGAAGCTTTTGACGAGTTGGGCCGCCGTTGGACACCCATCCTTGATGTATACGAGGAATGCGGTATCGATTTGTGTTACGAACTGCACCCTGGCGAGGACCTGCACGACGGTATCACTTATGAGATGTTCCTGGACCGGGTAGGCCAGCACCAGCGGGCCAACCTGCTGTTCGACCCATCACACTATGTGCTGCAATGCCTCGATTACCTGGACCATATCGATATCTACCATGAACGCATCAAGATGATGCACGTGAAGGATGCCGAATTTAACCCTACCGGGCGCCAGGGCGTTTACGGTGGCTACCAGAATTGGATT
This window harbors:
- a CDS encoding sugar phosphate isomerase/epimerase family protein, with protein sequence MLTIKGPAIFIAQFISDKAPFNDLRSIAQWAAGLGYKGLQLPTGDPRFIDLQKAAESKDYADEIKGIVNEAGLEITELSTHTQGQLVAVNPIYNELFNAFAPQHLHNDPKARQEWAVQQVKYAAKASQNLGLKASVTFSGALAWPFIYPWPQRPADLVKEAFDELGRRWTPILDVYEECGIDLCYELHPGEDLHDGITYEMFLDRVGQHQRANLLFDPSHYVLQCLDYLDHIDIYHERIKMMHVKDAEFNPTGRQGVYGGYQNWIDRAGRFRSLGDGQVDFKAIFSKMAQYDFPGWAVLEWECALKHPEDGAREGAKFIADHIIHVTDHVFDDFASSGTDTSINKKILGL
- a CDS encoding Gfo/Idh/MocA family protein, yielding MKNDEEEKKGITSRRDFLKTGMLAAAGFMIVPRYVLGGRGYVAPSDRLVIAGVGAGGKGETDISNFYKSGKAEIGYLCDVDDRRAANMVKKFPKAKYYKDWRELFDKEHKHIDAVSVATPDHNHAIITYHAMQLGKHVYVEKPLTHDIWEARMLTQAAKKYKVVTQMGNQGASNDGTRLLSEWYDAGLIGDVHTVYCWTNRPVWPQGIAWPSTGGNIPKELDWDLWLGTAPYKPYVDKLVPFNWRGWWDYGTGALGDMGCHLIEAPFRVLDLKYVKSVQSSVGSVYVDEFKKGVFPESCPPSSHVTLTFPKTGKTKGDISLHWMDGGIQPERPDELGPNEKWGGEEGNGTLFIGTKGKMYASTYSTAPTLLPKSLTEQAKAPQKWARVPGGSNGHYTQWVEACLAGYGKQELSSPFEVAGPLTEALLMANLAVRGHDLPGGQFKYEWDNSAMKVTNFDAVNQYVKRNYRSGWDLKV
- a CDS encoding Gfo/Idh/MocA family protein; the protein is MKLKLGMIGGGQGAFIGAVHRIASRIDDEYELVCGAFSSNAERSKASGAALGISDERVYGTYQELIEKEQQLPEDIRVQVISIVTPNHVHFEPAKLALQSGFHVVLDKPMTLTLQQAKELRDVAKSSGKLLCLTHTYTGYPMVKQARELVAAGHIGQVRKVYAQYPQGWLSTFAEGDDNKQASWRTDPSQSGIAGAMGDIGTHAFNLTEYVSGLQVSHLCADINTVVPGRKLDDDGAVLLRFDSGASGVITATQIAAGAENNVKISVYGDKGGLEWQQDDANSLIVRYLDKPAEIWRTGGGYTSATAQFNTRTPSGHPEGYLEAFANLYRNFALTVKAKEQKEEPTAAMLDFPGVEEGVRGMAFIENVIASGRSEQKWTPFTI
- a CDS encoding gluconate 2-dehydrogenase subunit 3 family protein, with product MDRREAINRVALLLGGTVIGAEFLLSGCKPGGSVNTDDLFDQDTVAFLNEVAETILPRTETPGAKAADVGGFMAKMVRDCYEEEDQKVFKKGVNELNDACKKKFDRNFMEAEPDQRTQLLIDLDKEQAAYSKKKEKDAPNHYFTMIKQLTLFGYFTSEIGCTKAQRYLPVPSKYNGDYPYRKGDKAWALA
- a CDS encoding GMC oxidoreductase, with translation MATNTYDAIVVGSGISGGWAAKELTEKGLKTLLLERGRNIEHIKDYVNANTAPWEFAHRGTPTQQMKRDHPVLKRDYVLSETNEDYWVDEKESPYIEKERFDWFRGYHVGGRSLMWGRQSYRWHNMDFEANAKDGIAVDWPIRYADLAPWYSYVEKFAGISGNRDGVPILPDGDFMPPMDMNVVEKDVAARLKKQFNGSRHMVIGRVANITVPHEGRANCQYRNKCWLGCPFGAYFSTQSATLPAAMKTGNLTLRPWSIVTRVIYDKDTKLAKGVEVLDAETNKTYEYYAKVIFLNASTINTAAILMRSATDIWQGGLGSSSGELGHNIMDHHLNVGASGMVEGYEDKYVYGRRANGIYIPRYRNLNGEKRDYIRGFGYQGSASRERWSRNIPEMTIGAQFKDELSEPGSWKMGVGGFGETLPYHENRMWLDKDKKDKWGLAVPVIDAIVRDNEKKMRIDMMNDAAEMLEAVGVKDVNSYNEAAILGRGIHEMGTARMGRDPKTSVLNEWNQVWDAKNVYVTDGAAMTSAACQNPSLTYMALTARAADHAVSELKKMNI